The Deltaproteobacteria bacterium genome includes a region encoding these proteins:
- a CDS encoding HEAT repeat domain-containing protein has product MTRKSLIASALIIGLVLLPALATAASPVSRLKDPTTRHGDADGILEQILNQGAGAVPELTTLAGQETSGQDYATTVRNGRARATAIMLLGDMNAQQALPVLTKILRTSTDISAITNAARAIGRMGGYQAYKALIDTLAMVNASPDALAADRKKAAIMGLGLCGEKAAVNVLLAELNNAKNTLLVRIYAAGSLGLLGNKSGLALATSGLDSADPAVIMASIRALGVIGSSSSIADLTPFTAKQEARTFREAAMLAITQIKAAALPADQKAAFIKQELTRNFGASSYIHWGTGALKRMKTAEAKKALESMSGLTAPDFQKLRRAARLRMKATR; this is encoded by the coding sequence ATGACGAGAAAATCCCTCATTGCATCCGCACTGATCATAGGGCTGGTTCTTCTGCCCGCCCTGGCAACGGCGGCTTCCCCGGTATCCCGCCTGAAAGACCCCACCACCCGCCACGGCGACGCCGACGGCATCCTTGAGCAGATTTTGAACCAGGGCGCGGGCGCGGTGCCGGAACTTACCACCCTTGCAGGCCAGGAAACCAGCGGCCAGGATTACGCCACCACCGTCCGTAACGGAAGGGCGAGAGCCACCGCCATCATGCTCCTTGGCGACATGAACGCCCAGCAGGCCCTGCCGGTGCTCACCAAAATACTGAGAACCTCCACCGACATTTCCGCCATCACCAACGCGGCCCGCGCCATAGGCCGCATGGGCGGATACCAGGCGTACAAGGCCCTTATAGACACCCTGGCCATGGTAAACGCCTCCCCGGACGCCCTGGCCGCCGACCGCAAGAAGGCCGCCATCATGGGCCTTGGGCTCTGCGGCGAAAAGGCTGCGGTAAACGTGCTTCTGGCCGAACTCAACAACGCGAAAAACACCCTGTTGGTGAGAATCTACGCGGCGGGCTCCCTGGGCCTTCTTGGGAACAAGTCCGGTCTGGCCCTTGCGACCTCCGGCCTCGATTCCGCCGACCCTGCGGTCATCATGGCCTCCATCCGCGCCCTGGGCGTGATCGGATCGTCCTCCTCCATAGCGGACCTCACTCCCTTCACCGCCAAGCAGGAAGCCCGCACCTTCCGGGAAGCCGCGATGCTGGCCATAACCCAGATAAAGGCCGCCGCCCTGCCCGCAGACCAGAAGGCCGCCTTCATAAAGCAGGAGCTCACCAGGAACTTCGGAGCTTCGAGCTACATCCACTGGGGAACGGGCGCTTTGAAAAGAATGAAAACCGCCGAGGCGAAAAAAGCCCTGGAAAGCATGTCCGGCCTGACCGCGCCGGATTTCCAGAAGCTGCGCAGGGCGGCCCGCCTGCGCATGAAGGCCACCAGGTAA
- the hflK gene encoding FtsH protease activity modulator HflK, with translation MAWDWDKLKDQQKDRRPVMPPIPPKVEEVFRRFSGPGRDRFAWLWAIPVLLLLMTLYSMFYTVQANEQAVMQRFGRYTVTQGPGIHMKLPYPIETATKVNVLEYRTETFGDEVGVQGEAGHDLDTDNVALMLTGDLNVAVVPWIVQYRVSEAKDFLFNVRNAQKTLRDLAEAAMRQVVGDHSIDEIISKRSEINTKVRKLLQKELDIVKMGITVKDVALKTATVPPPVLASFNEVNQARQEREQLIYQAKEEYNKAIPAAIGDAQKTIKYADGYAVDRTNRAKGDAALFSSVWAEYEKAPEVTRRRLYLEAMKDILPNLGKVFIIDSRQRNLVPLLDVGKTGVAGTLTEGGAPK, from the coding sequence ATGGCATGGGATTGGGACAAACTGAAGGATCAGCAAAAAGACCGCAGGCCGGTGATGCCGCCCATACCGCCCAAAGTGGAGGAGGTTTTCCGGCGCTTTTCAGGTCCGGGCAGGGACAGGTTCGCATGGCTGTGGGCTATACCGGTTTTGTTGCTTTTAATGACGCTTTACAGCATGTTTTACACGGTTCAGGCCAACGAGCAGGCTGTGATGCAGCGCTTCGGCAGGTACACCGTCACCCAGGGGCCCGGCATCCACATGAAGCTGCCGTACCCCATCGAGACCGCCACCAAGGTGAACGTGCTGGAATACCGCACTGAAACCTTCGGAGACGAGGTGGGTGTACAGGGCGAGGCCGGGCATGACCTGGATACCGACAACGTGGCGCTCATGCTCACGGGCGACCTGAACGTGGCCGTGGTCCCCTGGATAGTCCAGTACAGGGTCAGCGAGGCCAAGGATTTTCTGTTCAACGTCAGAAACGCCCAGAAAACGCTCCGGGACCTTGCCGAAGCCGCCATGCGCCAGGTGGTGGGGGACCACAGCATCGACGAGATCATCAGCAAGCGCTCGGAGATAAACACCAAGGTGAGAAAGCTCCTGCAAAAGGAGCTGGATATAGTGAAAATGGGGATAACAGTTAAGGACGTGGCTTTGAAGACGGCCACGGTTCCGCCCCCGGTCCTGGCCTCGTTCAACGAGGTCAACCAGGCCCGGCAGGAGAGGGAGCAGCTTATTTATCAGGCCAAGGAGGAGTACAACAAGGCCATTCCGGCGGCCATAGGCGACGCCCAGAAAACCATAAAGTACGCCGACGGCTACGCCGTTGACCGCACCAACAGGGCCAAGGGCGACGCGGCCCTTTTTTCCAGCGTCTGGGCCGAGTACGAGAAGGCCCCTGAGGTCACAAGGCGGCGTCTTTACCTGGAGGCCATGAAGGATATCCTGCCCAACCTGGGCAAGGTGTTCATCATTGATTCCAGGCAGAGAAACCTGGTTCCCCTTCTTGACGTGGGGAAAACAGGCGTAGCCGGAACCCTGACCGAAGGAGGCGCGCCCAAATGA
- a CDS encoding PAS domain S-box protein yields MDDNEALAIMRRKVNELAEVLGEVLFPGPDALFSHLLDSLQMGICIYGADHRFVYANKTLADLGGYGREELLGREITDFIPPEELPVLAAHLEKRKSGDLSSYEISLIKKGGEKIKVIAAGHPLVDETGRFMGGFVVFSDISERLALEGLLREKEERLAQLVQNAPAGIVEMDLRSNRFISVNDVVCRLTGFSREEILTMPASELFAGEDREVHRKRVADILAGKPVAVNWEYRINKKGGGLIWVLINMSIGYEDGIPVYSRVVATNITEQKLVQELTAMQRDLAIALGKAHDASEVFRLLLNTLLTIEGVDFGAVYIFNPDSGALELAEQLGLSDEFVAGASSFPADSVYAKAVMRGKAIYHNYEMIQSSEGGTRRAEGMRSFLMMPLNDEDRVIGCLNTGSRTRAELPRMVRDFLVSMSAHLGSLIARLKAEKRRSDTEQKYRTLVENATDAICIVQDGIIKFANPVALSMTGYPEAEMTGISFLQLLHPEDHATATQRHRKRLSGKLSGKAHNYRFITKAGETALAQLSGGPIMWEGRPAVLMVARDITDEKRIEEQLAHAERMEAVGTLAGGVAHDFNNLLMAIQGNISLMLLSLPEDSPLVERLKSIEGCVQSGTRLTGQLLGYARGGKYAVATIDLNLLVQESAQLFGRARKEICLNLDLAPDLWRVEVDRIQLEQVLLNLFVNAWHALPGGGDIIASTRNVVLSEEDCAGFGLPAGFYVRLSIADNGVGMDEAVKKRIFEPFFTTRQKGAGAGLGLASSYAIIKNHRGMIHVLSEPKKGATFSIFLPATDKDPEVTTAAGFSLFRGEGLVMLVDDDPMILDVAASMLAEMGFRVISANGGKKAVELFRARASEITLVILDLVMPDMNGGETFKKLREERADIPVILASGYGETSQIREIMAGGGVEFLQKPFDMTDLSAKLRKILSK; encoded by the coding sequence ATGGATGACAACGAAGCCCTGGCAATCATGCGCCGGAAGGTGAATGAACTGGCGGAAGTCCTTGGCGAAGTACTGTTTCCGGGCCCTGACGCCCTTTTCAGCCACCTTTTGGACTCCCTCCAGATGGGCATCTGCATCTACGGCGCGGACCACCGGTTTGTCTACGCCAACAAAACCCTCGCCGACCTGGGCGGCTACGGGCGGGAAGAACTGCTGGGGCGGGAGATAACGGATTTCATTCCGCCCGAGGAACTTCCGGTTTTGGCGGCGCACCTTGAAAAAAGAAAAAGCGGGGATTTAAGCTCCTACGAAATTTCGCTGATAAAGAAAGGCGGCGAAAAAATTAAGGTCATAGCGGCAGGCCATCCCCTTGTGGATGAAACGGGCCGCTTCATGGGCGGATTTGTCGTTTTTTCGGATATCTCCGAACGCCTTGCCCTGGAGGGCCTGTTGCGGGAAAAGGAGGAGCGCCTGGCCCAGCTGGTGCAGAACGCACCCGCCGGAATCGTGGAAATGGACCTTCGCTCCAACAGGTTCATTTCGGTGAACGACGTGGTATGCCGGCTCACGGGCTTTTCCCGCGAAGAAATCCTCACCATGCCGGCGTCGGAGCTTTTCGCCGGGGAAGACCGGGAGGTTCACCGCAAAAGGGTGGCGGACATTCTGGCGGGAAAACCGGTGGCCGTCAACTGGGAGTACCGCATCAACAAGAAGGGCGGCGGCCTGATCTGGGTGCTCATCAACATGAGCATCGGCTACGAGGACGGAATCCCTGTGTATTCGCGGGTTGTGGCCACCAACATCACCGAACAGAAGCTGGTCCAGGAACTGACCGCCATGCAGCGGGACCTGGCCATTGCCCTTGGGAAGGCCCACGACGCAAGCGAGGTTTTCCGCCTCCTTTTGAACACACTTTTGACGATAGAGGGCGTGGATTTCGGCGCTGTCTACATTTTTAACCCGGATTCCGGCGCCCTGGAATTGGCGGAGCAACTGGGGCTTTCGGATGAATTCGTGGCCGGCGCTTCAAGCTTTCCGGCGGATTCGGTTTACGCCAAGGCAGTGATGCGCGGCAAGGCGATTTACCATAATTACGAGATGATTCAAAGCTCCGAGGGAGGCACGCGCAGGGCCGAGGGAATGCGCTCCTTCTTGATGATGCCGCTAAACGACGAGGACCGGGTCATCGGCTGCCTGAACACCGGCTCCCGCACACGGGCCGAACTGCCCAGGATGGTGAGGGATTTTTTGGTCTCCATGTCCGCCCACCTGGGAAGCCTTATCGCAAGGCTCAAGGCCGAGAAGCGGCGCAGCGACACCGAGCAGAAATACAGGACACTGGTGGAAAACGCCACGGACGCCATCTGCATCGTGCAGGACGGAATAATAAAGTTCGCCAATCCAGTGGCTCTTTCGATGACGGGATACCCGGAAGCCGAAATGACGGGCATTAGCTTTCTGCAGCTTCTGCACCCGGAAGACCATGCCACCGCAACGCAACGGCACAGGAAGAGGCTTTCCGGGAAGCTCTCCGGAAAGGCCCACAACTACAGGTTCATCACGAAAGCCGGTGAAACCGCCCTGGCCCAGTTGAGCGGCGGACCCATCATGTGGGAGGGGCGTCCGGCGGTTCTCATGGTGGCGCGGGACATCACGGACGAAAAGCGCATAGAGGAGCAGCTGGCCCACGCCGAACGAATGGAGGCGGTGGGAACCCTTGCGGGAGGCGTGGCCCACGATTTCAACAACCTTCTCATGGCGATTCAGGGCAATATTTCCCTCATGCTGCTGTCCCTGCCGGAAGACAGCCCCCTTGTGGAGAGGCTCAAAAGCATAGAAGGTTGTGTCCAGAGCGGAACCCGGCTCACCGGGCAGCTTCTTGGTTATGCAAGGGGCGGAAAATACGCAGTGGCGACCATCGACTTGAACCTTTTGGTTCAGGAGTCCGCTCAGCTTTTCGGAAGGGCCAGGAAGGAGATATGCCTCAATCTCGATCTTGCTCCCGACCTGTGGCGGGTGGAGGTTGACCGCATCCAGCTGGAGCAGGTTCTTCTCAATCTTTTCGTTAACGCCTGGCACGCGCTGCCGGGCGGAGGCGACATCATCGCAAGCACGAGAAACGTTGTTCTTTCCGAGGAAGACTGCGCCGGCTTCGGACTTCCCGCCGGTTTTTACGTGCGGCTTTCCATTGCCGACAACGGCGTGGGCATGGATGAGGCGGTCAAAAAGCGCATTTTCGAGCCCTTTTTCACCACCCGGCAGAAGGGCGCTGGCGCTGGCCTGGGCCTTGCGTCATCCTACGCCATAATCAAGAACCACCGGGGCATGATTCACGTTTTGAGCGAACCGAAAAAGGGCGCGACCTTTTCCATTTTCCTGCCGGCCACGGATAAGGACCCTGAAGTCACCACTGCGGCGGGCTTCTCCCTTTTCAGGGGCGAAGGCCTGGTGATGCTGGTTGACGACGACCCCATGATCCTGGACGTAGCCGCTTCCATGCTCGCAGAAATGGGATTTCGGGTGATAAGCGCAAACGGCGGAAAAAAGGCTGTGGAGCTTTTCAGGGCCAGGGCCTCGGAAATCACCCTGGTCATTCTCGATCTCGTGATGCCCGACATGAACGGAGGCGAAACCTTCAAAAAGCTTCGGGAAGAGCGGGCGGACATCCCCGTGATCCTGGCCTCCGGCTATGGCGAAACAAGCCAGATACGGGAAATCATGGCAGGGGGCGGGGTGGAGTTTCTGCAGAAACCCTTCGACATGACCGATCTTTCCGCGAAACTTCGCAAGATTTTGTCAAAATGA
- the amrB gene encoding AmmeMemoRadiSam system protein B: MRPRPDPARPWRERALAFVLGLLLAFWATAAFSQPGFGGEDLPARKAGPEKKAPTVRLPAVAGSYYPQDPEKLKEAIENFLGSAVRRKVPGRIRALVAPHAGHVYSGPVAGSAYAALSEKYPQVMILAASHYARYYGVSISDRDALRTPLGDIPVSPVARALKALPGFITNQEAERPEHSLEVQLPFLQTVLGGDFSVIPLILGEVDPKVLARALLPFVTEDTLLVASTDLSHYLPYDRAKGLDAACAASIEGLDPDGVGEFSACGRLAVLTVMEIARIRGWKGRLIDLRNSGDTTGRMDRVVGYAAIAFYTDGTEEREGMESSVSQEDRSALLALARTAITSHLIRDGRVKRPENPSAVLKQKRGCFVTLHKGGQLRGCIGTIEPVVALSDCVEQNAINAAFHDPRFPSLTAAELSEISIEVSVLSVPKPLEFSSPEDLLKKLKPGVHGVILTSGHRRATFLPQVWDQIVNAESFLIHLCVKAGCTPNCWKSPDIKIETYEAEYFSE; this comes from the coding sequence TTGAGACCCCGGCCGGATCCGGCCCGCCCGTGGCGGGAAAGGGCCCTGGCCTTTGTTTTGGGGCTCCTTCTTGCCTTTTGGGCGACCGCCGCCTTTAGCCAGCCGGGTTTCGGGGGCGAAGACCTTCCGGCCCGGAAGGCCGGGCCGGAAAAAAAGGCCCCCACGGTAAGGCTGCCCGCCGTGGCGGGTTCCTATTATCCTCAGGATCCCGAAAAGCTCAAAGAGGCCATAGAGAACTTTCTGGGCAGTGCCGTGCGAAGGAAGGTTCCGGGCCGGATACGCGCCCTGGTGGCTCCCCACGCGGGCCACGTCTATTCCGGGCCCGTGGCCGGGTCGGCCTATGCCGCGCTTTCGGAAAAATACCCGCAGGTGATGATCCTTGCGGCCAGCCATTACGCACGCTACTACGGGGTTTCCATAAGCGACCGGGACGCCCTTCGCACCCCTTTGGGCGACATCCCGGTTTCGCCAGTCGCAAGGGCCTTGAAGGCCCTGCCCGGCTTCATCACCAACCAGGAGGCCGAAAGGCCGGAACATTCCCTGGAGGTCCAGCTTCCCTTTCTCCAGACGGTGCTGGGTGGGGATTTTTCCGTCATACCCCTCATCCTGGGCGAGGTGGACCCAAAGGTGCTGGCAAGGGCGCTTCTTCCCTTTGTCACGGAAGACACCCTTCTGGTGGCGTCCACCGACCTTTCCCATTACCTGCCATACGACCGGGCAAAAGGACTCGACGCCGCCTGCGCCGCCTCCATTGAAGGCCTCGACCCGGACGGAGTGGGCGAGTTTTCGGCCTGCGGAAGGCTGGCCGTGCTCACGGTCATGGAAATCGCCCGCATCAGGGGCTGGAAGGGCAGGCTCATTGATCTCAGGAATTCCGGCGACACCACCGGAAGAATGGACCGGGTGGTGGGCTACGCCGCCATAGCGTTTTATACGGATGGAACGGAGGAGAGAGAAGGCATGGAATCCAGCGTTTCCCAAGAAGACCGTTCGGCCCTCCTGGCCCTGGCCCGCACCGCAATCACCTCGCACCTGATAAGGGACGGGCGGGTCAAGCGCCCGGAAAATCCGTCCGCCGTGCTGAAACAGAAACGCGGCTGCTTCGTTACCCTCCATAAGGGTGGCCAGCTAAGGGGCTGCATAGGAACCATCGAGCCCGTTGTGGCCCTTTCCGACTGCGTGGAGCAAAACGCAATAAACGCGGCCTTTCATGACCCGCGCTTCCCGTCCCTCACTGCGGCGGAGCTCTCCGAGATAAGCATAGAGGTCTCGGTGCTTTCGGTTCCCAAGCCCCTCGAATTCTCCTCGCCCGAAGACCTTCTGAAAAAGCTCAAGCCGGGCGTCCACGGCGTGATCCTCACATCCGGGCACAGAAGGGCCACCTTCCTTCCCCAGGTGTGGGACCAGATAGTGAACGCGGAATCCTTCCTGATCCATCTGTGCGTAAAGGCGGGCTGCACCCCCAATTGCTGGAAATCCCCGGACATCAAAATAGAGACCTACGAAGCCGAATATTTTTCCGAGTGA
- the hflC gene encoding protease modulator HflC: MNANVKRAIGVGVATLAVIVFLASAYIVDAREQVVVTQFGRVIGKAVTEPGLHFRVPFVQNANYLPKNILEWDGESGELPTEEKTLIWVDTFARWRISDPLLFYRATRTERNALLRLTDLIDAAVRDAVAAAPLIDTVRESNRTMEILDQDMREVNAARAKAVVKLGRPYLTEMVRKAAGERLAPFGIVLVDVKIKRLNYRKEVRDSVYNRMVAERKQIAEKYRSEGKGEARKIQGDMEREMKRITSEAYRKAQEIKGRADGLATAIYASAYNRDPAFYSFLRSLDVYRESLGKDDSLLLSTDTELFKYLEGRGVGK; the protein is encoded by the coding sequence ATGAACGCAAACGTCAAACGAGCCATAGGGGTTGGAGTTGCAACCCTGGCTGTCATCGTCTTTCTTGCTTCGGCCTATATAGTGGACGCGCGCGAACAGGTGGTGGTGACCCAGTTCGGCAGGGTAATCGGCAAGGCCGTCACCGAGCCCGGCCTTCATTTCCGGGTTCCCTTCGTCCAGAACGCCAACTACCTGCCCAAAAACATCCTTGAATGGGACGGCGAGTCGGGTGAGCTTCCCACCGAGGAAAAGACCCTCATCTGGGTGGACACCTTCGCAAGGTGGAGGATTTCCGATCCCCTTTTGTTTTACCGGGCCACCAGGACCGAGCGCAACGCGCTTCTGCGCCTCACCGACCTCATTGACGCCGCCGTTCGGGACGCAGTGGCGGCGGCGCCGCTTATCGACACCGTCCGTGAAAGCAACCGCACCATGGAGATTCTGGACCAGGACATGCGGGAAGTGAACGCGGCCCGGGCCAAGGCGGTGGTGAAGCTGGGAAGGCCCTACCTCACCGAAATGGTGCGCAAGGCGGCTGGCGAGAGGCTGGCCCCCTTCGGCATCGTTCTGGTGGACGTCAAGATCAAGCGCCTGAACTACCGCAAGGAGGTGCGCGACTCGGTCTATAACCGCATGGTGGCCGAAAGGAAGCAGATCGCCGAGAAGTACCGCTCGGAAGGCAAGGGCGAGGCCCGCAAGATTCAGGGCGACATGGAGCGGGAAATGAAGCGCATCACCTCCGAGGCCTACCGCAAGGCCCAGGAGATAAAGGGCAGGGCCGACGGCCTGGCCACCGCCATTTACGCTTCGGCCTACAACCGCGACCCGGCCTTTTACAGCTTTTTAAGGAGCCTGGACGTTTACCGGGAGTCGCTGGGAAAGGATGACTCGCTGCTTTTGTCCACCGACACCGAGCTATTCAAGTACCTGGAGGGCCGGGGGGTTGGGAAGTAA
- a CDS encoding SurA N-terminal domain-containing protein: MLSFMRKHATSWAIKIILGSIVLVFVFWGMGNFAQDDKDFVATVNGERITTAQFEQGLKNLRNYYQNQFKDKFNELEKQLDLETKTVDQLVEARLWTQAATRLGFSVTDDELRKEISGLPWFSATGGFSEERYKEILRNMGYGRGQFEENIRETLLRQKLQDFASSAATVSESEILARYNSDGRRIAVDWVAFEPSHYTPAASSEKEARKYFEDHEDDYRTEPVMKAAVLAFQPGAFAGRVDVPADDIAAYYEEKASEFDAPKQVSARHILIKTDPNAAKEVDEAARLKALELEKRVRSGEDFAELAKANSDCPSKERGGDLGFFDQKTMTKAFADKAFSMKPGEISGPVKTEFGWHIIKLEQVKEGHKMSLEEASGQIRARLAMEDADELAFQEAQKAESATLGVDSLEEAAKKLGMTVITTDYFTKQGPAGMPNGAAFADAAFELEKGDFSETIQVPGAYYVIQVLDKKKSAIPAFEAVKDRVMADLAKKKAGDMARQAAVKFIAATASGKSFAELAPLYGLGVKSSEPFSRGQSIPGMAPDEGVTREVFMLSKAAPFSSKPVPGKVGFMVFALKKEELPDPKGLAAKRDELVTTLIRQKQARILEAYTKGLKAKAVVEYAPEFEPKPDAPAPEA, encoded by the coding sequence ATGCTTAGCTTCATGCGCAAGCACGCCACATCGTGGGCCATCAAGATAATTCTGGGTTCCATCGTTCTGGTTTTCGTTTTCTGGGGCATGGGCAATTTCGCGCAGGACGATAAGGATTTTGTCGCCACGGTGAACGGCGAGAGAATCACCACGGCCCAGTTTGAACAGGGCCTGAAAAACCTGCGCAACTATTACCAGAACCAGTTCAAGGACAAGTTCAACGAGCTGGAAAAGCAGCTCGATCTTGAGACCAAGACCGTGGACCAGCTCGTGGAAGCCAGGCTCTGGACCCAGGCGGCCACAAGGCTCGGCTTTTCGGTTACGGACGACGAGCTGAGGAAGGAAATAAGCGGGCTTCCCTGGTTCTCGGCCACGGGCGGGTTTTCCGAGGAGCGCTACAAGGAAATTCTGCGCAACATGGGCTACGGACGGGGCCAGTTCGAGGAAAACATAAGGGAGACCCTTTTGCGGCAGAAGCTCCAGGATTTCGCATCCTCGGCGGCCACCGTGAGCGAAAGCGAGATACTGGCCCGCTATAATTCGGACGGACGCCGGATAGCGGTGGACTGGGTGGCCTTCGAGCCCTCCCATTACACCCCCGCCGCATCCTCCGAAAAGGAGGCCAGGAAGTATTTCGAGGACCACGAGGACGATTACCGCACCGAGCCCGTCATGAAGGCCGCCGTGCTGGCCTTTCAGCCCGGAGCCTTTGCGGGCAGGGTGGACGTGCCCGCAGACGACATAGCAGCCTATTACGAGGAAAAGGCATCCGAGTTCGACGCCCCCAAGCAGGTGTCGGCAAGGCACATCCTCATCAAGACCGATCCCAACGCCGCAAAGGAGGTTGACGAGGCCGCGCGCCTGAAGGCCCTGGAACTTGAAAAGCGCGTTCGGTCAGGCGAGGATTTCGCGGAGCTGGCCAAGGCCAATTCGGACTGCCCGTCCAAGGAAAGGGGCGGCGATCTCGGCTTCTTCGATCAGAAGACCATGACCAAGGCCTTTGCGGACAAGGCCTTTTCCATGAAGCCCGGCGAGATCAGCGGGCCGGTGAAGACCGAGTTCGGCTGGCACATCATAAAGCTGGAACAGGTCAAAGAGGGCCACAAGATGAGCCTTGAGGAGGCCTCCGGCCAGATAAGGGCGAGGCTTGCCATGGAAGACGCCGACGAGCTGGCCTTCCAGGAGGCCCAGAAGGCCGAGAGCGCCACCCTTGGCGTTGACAGCCTGGAGGAGGCCGCCAAAAAACTCGGCATGACCGTCATCACCACCGATTATTTCACGAAACAGGGGCCTGCCGGGATGCCCAACGGCGCGGCCTTCGCGGACGCCGCCTTTGAACTGGAAAAGGGCGATTTTTCAGAGACCATCCAGGTTCCGGGCGCATATTACGTGATCCAGGTCCTTGACAAGAAAAAAAGCGCCATACCGGCTTTCGAGGCCGTCAAGGATCGCGTAATGGCCGATCTGGCCAAAAAAAAGGCAGGGGATATGGCCCGGCAGGCGGCTGTGAAGTTCATAGCGGCGACGGCTTCCGGCAAGAGCTTCGCGGAGCTTGCGCCCCTTTACGGCCTTGGCGTGAAGTCTTCGGAGCCTTTCTCGCGCGGTCAGTCCATTCCGGGCATGGCGCCGGACGAGGGCGTCACACGCGAGGTCTTCATGCTTTCAAAGGCCGCGCCCTTTTCTTCAAAACCGGTTCCGGGCAAGGTCGGCTTCATGGTCTTCGCGCTCAAGAAAGAGGAACTGCCGGATCCAAAAGGGCTTGCCGCGAAAAGGGACGAGCTTGTCACCACCCTTATCAGGCAGAAGCAGGCGCGGATACTGGAAGCCTACACCAAGGGCTTAAAGGCCAAGGCGGTGGTGGAGTACGCGCCCGAATTCGAACCCAAGCCGGATGCGCCCGCCCCGGAGGCCTGA